The following coding sequences are from one Gossypium hirsutum isolate 1008001.06 chromosome A12, Gossypium_hirsutum_v2.1, whole genome shotgun sequence window:
- the LOC107926347 gene encoding dof zinc finger protein DOF5.7 produces MSPDNPSVKPAAKDENQSSGNRKTGSTRAAQDQQAALKCPRCDSPNTKFCYYNNYSLTQPRHFCKTCRRYWTKGGALRNVPIGGGCRKNKKLKPSSRLSSDSKDSISSSEMGGGLKFFHGLSPAMDFQLGGLSLPRLKPSPPAIYNQFASFGDTDTPPPASFTLDPSGSSTSLMGFNNYPLSSLTPGLSGAIQEMGSLNVSSGLASSIESLSSINQDLHWKLQQQRLAMLFGGGGENQKENTITTTACSGPVENQPQKLQPILFHNLEISKPEISSVENPRKATTNETATEWFFGNSYAPVTPTPTTSSNGNDNTTTSNWNGVQAWNDLHHYNTLP; encoded by the coding sequence ATGTCTCCTGATAATCCCAGTGTAAAACCAGCTGCTAAAGACGAAAACCAAAGCAGTGGCAACCGGAAAACGGGTTCAACTAGGGCGGCGCAGGATCAACAAGCAGCCCTCAAGTGTCCACGATGCGACTCCCCCAACACCAAATTCTGCTACTACAACAACTACAGCCTCACTCAACCTAGGCATTTTTGCAAGACCTGTAGGAGGTACTGGACTAAAGGTGGGGCTTTGCGTAACGTACCAATCGGTGGAGGTTGCCGTAAGAACAAGAAGTTAAAACCCTCTTCCAGGCTCTCTAGTGACTCAAAGGATTCCATCTCATCTTCAGAGATGGGTGGTGGGTTGAAGTTCTTTCATGGCCTTTCTCCTGCCATGGATTTTCAGCTCGGTGGGTTGTCGCTTCCTAGGCTTAAACCTTCACCACCTGCTATTTATAACCAGTTTGCTTCATTTGGAGATACTGATACTCCTCCTCCTGCTAGTTTCACTCTTGATCCATCTGGTAGCTCTACTTCTTTGATGGGGTTCAACAATTATCCATTATCTTCACTTACCCCTGGCCTTAGTGGTGCAATTCAGGAGATGGGTTCGTTGAATGTTAGTAGTGGTCTTGCTTCTTCAATTGAGTCCTTAAGTTCAATAAACCAAGATTTACATTGGAAGTTGCAGCAGCAAAGATTGGCTATGCTTTTCGGTGGAGGGGGAGAGAACCAAAAGGAAAACACCATCACCACCACTGCTTGTTCAGGTCCAGTTGAGAACCAACCCCAAAAGCTACAACCTATTTTGTTCCACAATCTAGAGATATCAAAGCCTGAAATTTCATCTGTTGAGAATCCAAGAAAAGCCACCACCAATGAAACCGCCACGGAATGGTTCTTTGGGAATTCATATGCACCAGTAACTCCAACTCCAACCACTAGCAGCAATGGCAATGATAACACTACAACAAGCAACTGGAATGGGGTTCAAGCATGGAATGATTTGCATCATTACAACACGTTGCCCTAA